In Aurantimicrobium minutum, the DNA window TAGCAACCGCATCGTGAAGTGGGGGAATCTTCGGCAACGTAAAGACACCAAAGAATCCAGCCAGCATCAAGACCATGTCCACAATGAATGTCACCGTGAAACCGGAAGTAGCAACAAGGACCCCTGCGAGAGCAGGTCCCACTGTGTATTGAATGCCCATTGAAATACCACTGAGCGCATTAGCTTTGGGAACGTCCTCGAGCTTGAGGATTCGAGGATAGACCGCCATGCGCGCAGCACCAGAGATGATGTATGCCATGGCGCTAATCGTTGTAAAGACATAGAACGGCCACACTGCAACGCTGTCGCCATTGGCTTCGAGATTCGCATCAGCAACAGAGAGAACAACAAGACCGATCGTCGAGATGAACGAAACAGTGATGGCTCCCAAAATCACGGTTCTTCGATCTTGGCTATCCGCAAGCATTCCACCCCACGGCCCAGCAAAAAGCATCGGGATAAGAGCAATGCCACCCACAAGTCCCACCATGAAAGTGTTTTGGGTGATGTCGAAGATTTGGAGACCCACCGCCATGATGGTCATCTGAGCACCAATGCCCGAAAGTCCAGCACCAATCCAGAGCCTGGCGAATGCGGGCGAAACCTTGAGCGGCGTCAGATCGACAAAGCGGCGCTTGGTTTCAGTCACGAAGGAGAGTCTAGCTTTGCCGTAAAGGGCTCACAGGTCAGCGATAGTTGATGTGTTAACGCAATCAATGCCTCGAAACTTAAAGTTTCTTGAGCAAACGGGCTACAGAATTCATTGATCCACCTAGGACCGCAGGTATTCCGCCCCCGGGGTGAACTGATGCTCCGACTCTCCACAACCAGGGTCGAGACAGTGACGAATATGCCGGCCGGTGGAATGGACCACCCTGCCACAGTTTCCTCGTTGCCCCGTAGAGTGCTCCCCCCTCAGCACCAAAACTAGAAAAGTATTTGGGGTGCAAAACGGTGTAGTCCTCAATGCACTCGGCTAAATTGCGCGGAAGCCCCATCATTTGGGAAATACGCCTGAGCTCTCGTTGAACAAACTCACTTGAGAGGTCATACTCTTTGCCATCTGAGGGGGCAGTGAGTAACAGTGCAGCAGTTGCCTTGATGTTGGGATAAATATGACCTGGCTTGTAGTAGTTCACAAAGGCCATAGTTTCTTCTGGAAGTTCTCGCCTATCCAATGCCTCATGGAGTTGAGCTGGGTTGCTGGGCATAATCACCGAATGAGTGACGGTTGACTCCGGCAGCGGCTCGTCCAGCACAGCAAAGACAGCAACCCCTGAGCAGGAGACCCTTTCATTTTGTGGAATCTTTTTCCCCAGCAATGCATCAATCACTTGGGCATCGGCAGCACCGATGATGACATCGGCGTCATAGAACCCGTTTTCAGTGGTGACACGTCCTCGAGAAATAGAGGCGACAGGCACATCCGTGAGTATGCGTGCGCCTGCTGCAGTTGCCATTCGTGAAATTGCTAAAGCAATTTCATAGACTCCCCCACGCGGAACGAAAATACCTTCTCGTGCCATGACTGCCGGCATCGTGGCGTACAGCGCCAAAGTGCGTTCCGGCGAAATTCCTGCATTCAACGTATGGATTGCAATAACTTCTTTGAATTCTTCTGGCATCCAATCCAAACTGGAAAGATACGAGCTTGTTGAAATATGTCTTCCATAGTTTTTGAGCAGGGCATTCACTGCTGGAAGCGTGCTGGGATCAAACGGGTCAGAAACGAGAAGTTTGACCATTTCGGGACTAAGCCCTCCATGAATCTCATCAAACCTCTTCCATGCTGGATACCAGTGGTGATCTGGTTCGACGGGAAGATTCACCACCTCATCACGAAAGAAATACGTCCCCACCTCAGGAAGTCTCACTAACTCAAGGTTGGCTATTTCTGCTGAAGGTGTTCCAGGACCCAGACTGTCATACCGGGAAAAGAGTTCTTCCAATACTGCGGGGAAAGTGACGAGCGAAGGGCCGGTGTCGATGCGTTGACCGGCAACCTCAATGCGACGAGATTTTCCACCAATCCATGAGTTTCTCTCCAGAACAGTGACGTAGTGGCCTGCTTTAGCAAGCAGTGCTGCCGCACTAAGTCCACCGAGGCCAGCGCCTACGATGACAATTTTTTTCTTCTCTGCTGATTTCACGCTTGATATAAACCAAAGAAAATAGCCAGAACGAGTTGAACCCCCGCTACAGCACCCACGATGTAAGGGTAAGCAACCGAGTATTTATAGACCCGCTTGGCATTCTCAGGGGAATCATTTTGAGTAATCAGCCACACTAACCAGGCTGCATAACCGGCGTTGGCTAGTGCCAAAGGGATGTTTATGAACGCAAAGAAGACAGAAGAAACAGCCCACCAGATAGAGACCCACCACAGTGAGCCCTTGGCACCCAGTAATACTGCAGTGGTTTTTATTCCCACGTAACTGTCTTCTTCAATGTCTTGGATGGCGTCATAGGTGTGCTTGGCAAGTGACCAGGCCATCAAACCCCACACGGCCATCCAGATGGGCTCGAAACCCAAAGCTAAGGGGACAAAGGCCAGTGGGAAGGCATAGTCAGCATTACTTAGAGAATCAAGAAATGGCCTGCCCTTGAAGCGAAGAGGTGGCGAAGAATAGAAGTAGAAGAAGAGCGTGTATGCCCAGATCCAGGCGTTTGCTTGCCACGAATAGTTGAGACCAAAGAACACCAAGAAGGGAACGTTCGTGAGAATAACTCCCCAGAAAATCCAGGGAACTTCCTTCGGATCAATCTTTGCCCCACCATATCCGCCCTTGCGGATATTGATGTTGTCAGTCTCTTGATCAAAAATGTCGTTGATGCCGTAAATCAAAAGATTAAACGGAAGTGTGACCCACAACAGAATCCAAATAATGTCCCACGTCCACAGCTGGCCAGTGAGCCACATGGCCATGACCGTGGTCCCAATGGTGTTTACCCACAACACGGGGCGGGAAATGGTCAGAAGGCGTGAGAGCACTTCTCCACTCTAGCCCTCGACGTTTTGATCCGGAGGCCCTCATTTCATGATTTAGGTGAGTCCTCAGAGCGAGGCCACGTCAGGCAAATGAAAAACGACCGACAGAAGCCGGTCGTTTTTGTGGTCGGGCTGACAGGATTTGAACCTGCGACCCCTTGACCCCCAGTCAAGTGCGCTACCAAGCTGCGCCACAGCCCGTAATCTTTGCGATTTCTCGCGAAGACAACTTGATAATCTTATCGGTTCTTACGGAAAGATTTTTCCCTTCCCGTTTCCCCATATTTGCGCTTTGAGATGTAGCTGGCAATGAATGGGGTCAGCCACAACAGTAAAAGTGCATAGAGCCCAATCTTGGGAAAAGTTAGAGCAATCACGATTGAGATAGCCAACAGCACCGAGACAACTTCAGAACCGATTAATCCCTTGAGTCTTGTTGAATCAGAGGCAAGAAGTTCTGGTTTCTTTA includes these proteins:
- a CDS encoding phytoene desaturase family protein, yielding MKSAEKKKIVIVGAGLGGLSAAALLAKAGHYVTVLERNSWIGGKSRRIEVAGQRIDTGPSLVTFPAVLEELFSRYDSLGPGTPSAEIANLELVRLPEVGTYFFRDEVVNLPVEPDHHWYPAWKRFDEIHGGLSPEMVKLLVSDPFDPSTLPAVNALLKNYGRHISTSSYLSSLDWMPEEFKEVIAIHTLNAGISPERTLALYATMPAVMAREGIFVPRGGVYEIALAISRMATAAGARILTDVPVASISRGRVTTENGFYDADVIIGAADAQVIDALLGKKIPQNERVSCSGVAVFAVLDEPLPESTVTHSVIMPSNPAQLHEALDRRELPEETMAFVNYYKPGHIYPNIKATAALLLTAPSDGKEYDLSSEFVQRELRRISQMMGLPRNLAECIEDYTVLHPKYFSSFGAEGGALYGATRKLWQGGPFHRPAYSSLSRPWLWRVGASVHPGGGIPAVLGGSMNSVARLLKKL
- a CDS encoding UbiA family prenyltransferase; the protein is MLSRLLTISRPVLWVNTIGTTVMAMWLTGQLWTWDIIWILLWVTLPFNLLIYGINDIFDQETDNINIRKGGYGGAKIDPKEVPWIFWGVILTNVPFLVFFGLNYSWQANAWIWAYTLFFYFYSSPPLRFKGRPFLDSLSNADYAFPLAFVPLALGFEPIWMAVWGLMAWSLAKHTYDAIQDIEEDSYVGIKTTAVLLGAKGSLWWVSIWWAVSSVFFAFINIPLALANAGYAAWLVWLITQNDSPENAKRVYKYSVAYPYIVGAVAGVQLVLAIFFGLYQA